A single window of Nicotiana sylvestris chromosome 3, ASM39365v2, whole genome shotgun sequence DNA harbors:
- the LOC138887255 gene encoding secreted RxLR effector protein 161-like, producing the protein MRDVPYASVVGCLMYIKICTRPDISFVVNMLGRFSSNLGWAHWVDAKKVMRYLQRTKDFLLVYKKVDNLDLLVYSDFDFAGCQDTMKLTSGYIFMLGGGAISWKNEK; encoded by the coding sequence ATGAGAGATGTGCCATATGCAAGTGTTGTTGGATGTTTGATGTATATAAAAATTTGTACAAGGCCTGATATATCATTTGTTGTTAATAtgttgggaagattttcttctaaTCTTGGGTGGGCACATTGGGTGGAtgcaaagaaagtgatgagatatcTACAACGCACCAAAGACTTCTTGCTTGTGTACAAAAAAGTTGATAATCTGGACCTACTGGTATATTCAGATTTTGATTTTGCAGGTTGTCAAGATACTATGAAATTAACTTCAGGGTATATTTTTATGTTGGGTGGAGGTGCTATTTCTTGGAAAAATGAGAAATAG